The Dioscorea cayenensis subsp. rotundata cultivar TDr96_F1 chromosome 7, TDr96_F1_v2_PseudoChromosome.rev07_lg8_w22 25.fasta, whole genome shotgun sequence genome includes a region encoding these proteins:
- the LOC120264824 gene encoding nuclear cap-binding protein subunit 1 isoform X2: MDDSRKECAAYMVGLPVPFRYEYLMAETVFSQLLLLPQPPFKPLYYTLVIIDLCKALPGAFPAVVAGAVRVLFDRIADMDMECRTRLILWFSHHLANFQYIWPWEEWAHVQELPRWAPQRVFVQEVLEREVRLSYWDKIKQSIENAPLLEELLPPKEGTSFKYSVIDGEEKTEGHKISAELCSLVKGRKTAREIMSWVEETVIPVHGSKLAMEVVIQTLMDIGSKSFTHLITVLERYGQVIGKLCPERDGQVLLLDEVGSYWKNNTQMTAIAIDRMMGYRLVSNLSIVNWVFSSSNIEQFHTSDRPWEVLRNAINKTYNRICDLRKEISSLERGILLAEDTASKTKEELEAAEAKLEVVDGQQVPAEKPGRLKRLKGYVDRATEEVSSLKESLEAKEALLLRALEENKALFMTLYKNFVGVLTDRLAPVSDGGKVPNLRDAHVDSMAVDTEESTTMDVDSENGKAKASRSNGEKATKPYNIGEREQWCLTTLGYLKAISRQYVTEIWPYIEMLDAEVFVEGIHPLIQKAVNDGLGRRVPAS, translated from the exons atgGATG ATAGCCGCAAAGAATGTGCTGCATACATGGTTGGTCTACCTGTTCCATTTCGCTATGAATATTTGATGGCAGAGACCGTATTCTCCCAG CTACTGTTACTGCCTCAACCTCCATTTAAGCCATTATACTACACCTTGGTGATCATTGACCTTTGCAAG GCACTCCCTGGGGCATTCCCGGCCGTAGTAGCTGGAGCGGTTCGGGTTCTGTTTGACAGGATTGCTGATATGGATATGGAGTGCCGGACAAGGCTTATTCTATGGTTTTCTCATCATTT AGCAAATTTTCAATACATTTGGCCCTGGGAAGAATGGGCACATGTCCAAGAACTTCCTAGATGGGCCCCACAGCGGGTTTTTGTTCAAGAAGTTTTGGAAAGGGAAGTCCGATTATCATACTGGGACAAAATAAAACAG AGCATTGAAAATGCACCATTGCTAGAGGAGTTACTTCCCCCCAAGGAAGGAACTAGCTTCAAATACAGTGTCATTGATGGAGAAGAAAAGACAGAGGGCCACAAAATCTCAGCTGAGTTATGCAGCTTGGTCAAGGGAAGGAAAACAGCGAGAGAAATAATGTCATGGGTAGAGGAAACTGTCATTCCTGTTCATGGTTCTAAACTTGCAATGGAGGTTGTCATTCAGACACTTATGGATATTGGTTCCAAAAGTTTTACTCATCTAATCACTGTCTTGGAAAGGTATGGCCAAGTGATTGGTAAGTTATGCCCAGAGAGGGATGGCCAAGTTTTGCTATTAGATGAAGTGGGTTCCTATTGGAAGAACAATACGCAGATGACTGCTATAGCCATTGACAGAATGATGGGATATCGACTAGTTTCCAATCTGTCCATTGTAAACTGGGTTTTCTCTTCATCTAATATTGAGCAGTTCCATACATCAGATCGTCCATGGGAG GTTCTGAGAAATGCAATCAACAAAACTTACAATCGTATCTGTGATTTGAGAAAAGAGATCTCATCACTTGAGAGAGGTATTTTGTTAGCAGAGGACACTGCTAGCAAAACAAAGGAAGAGTTGGAGGCTGCTGAAGCCAAGCTTGAAGTTGTTGATGGTCAACAGGTGCCAGCTGAAAAACCGGGGAGGCTTAAGCGCCTTAAAGGATATGTTGATAGGGCAACAGAGGAGGTGTCATCGCTCAAGGAGTCTTTGGAAGCTAAGGAAGCCCTTCTTTTAAGAGCTCTTGAGGAAAATAAG GCATTGTTCATGACACTGTACAAGAACTTCGTGGGTGTGCTAACTGATCGGTTGGCTCCTGTTTCTGACGGTGGAAAGGTTCCTAATTTACGCGATGCTCATGTTGATTCCATGGCTGTTGACACTGAAGAATCAACTACAATGGATGTGGATAGCGAAAATGGAAAAGCCAAAGCCAG CCGATCTAATGGAGAAAAGGCAACCAAGCCCTATAACATCGGTGAACGGGAGCAGTGGTGTCTAACAACCTTAGGTTATCTGAAGGCCATTTCTAGGCAATACGTAACTGAG ATATGGCCGTATATTGAGATGTTGGATGCTGAAGTTTTTGTCGAGGGGATACATCCACTCATTCAGAAAGCAGTCAATGATGGTTTGGGCCGGAGAGTACCCGCATCATGA
- the LOC120264824 gene encoding nuclear cap-binding protein subunit 1 isoform X1, giving the protein MQPIDRFVVEEYLLDVLLFFNGCRKECAAYMVGLPVPFRYEYLMAETVFSQLLLLPQPPFKPLYYTLVIIDLCKALPGAFPAVVAGAVRVLFDRIADMDMECRTRLILWFSHHLANFQYIWPWEEWAHVQELPRWAPQRVFVQEVLEREVRLSYWDKIKQSIENAPLLEELLPPKEGTSFKYSVIDGEEKTEGHKISAELCSLVKGRKTAREIMSWVEETVIPVHGSKLAMEVVIQTLMDIGSKSFTHLITVLERYGQVIGKLCPERDGQVLLLDEVGSYWKNNTQMTAIAIDRMMGYRLVSNLSIVNWVFSSSNIEQFHTSDRPWEVLRNAINKTYNRICDLRKEISSLERGILLAEDTASKTKEELEAAEAKLEVVDGQQVPAEKPGRLKRLKGYVDRATEEVSSLKESLEAKEALLLRALEENKALFMTLYKNFVGVLTDRLAPVSDGGKVPNLRDAHVDSMAVDTEESTTMDVDSENGKAKASRSNGEKATKPYNIGEREQWCLTTLGYLKAISRQYVTEIWPYIEMLDAEVFVEGIHPLIQKAVNDGLGRRVPAS; this is encoded by the exons ATGCAACCAATAGATCGCTTTGTTGTCGAGGAATATTTGCTTGACgttcttctattctttaatgGATG CCGCAAAGAATGTGCTGCATACATGGTTGGTCTACCTGTTCCATTTCGCTATGAATATTTGATGGCAGAGACCGTATTCTCCCAG CTACTGTTACTGCCTCAACCTCCATTTAAGCCATTATACTACACCTTGGTGATCATTGACCTTTGCAAG GCACTCCCTGGGGCATTCCCGGCCGTAGTAGCTGGAGCGGTTCGGGTTCTGTTTGACAGGATTGCTGATATGGATATGGAGTGCCGGACAAGGCTTATTCTATGGTTTTCTCATCATTT AGCAAATTTTCAATACATTTGGCCCTGGGAAGAATGGGCACATGTCCAAGAACTTCCTAGATGGGCCCCACAGCGGGTTTTTGTTCAAGAAGTTTTGGAAAGGGAAGTCCGATTATCATACTGGGACAAAATAAAACAG AGCATTGAAAATGCACCATTGCTAGAGGAGTTACTTCCCCCCAAGGAAGGAACTAGCTTCAAATACAGTGTCATTGATGGAGAAGAAAAGACAGAGGGCCACAAAATCTCAGCTGAGTTATGCAGCTTGGTCAAGGGAAGGAAAACAGCGAGAGAAATAATGTCATGGGTAGAGGAAACTGTCATTCCTGTTCATGGTTCTAAACTTGCAATGGAGGTTGTCATTCAGACACTTATGGATATTGGTTCCAAAAGTTTTACTCATCTAATCACTGTCTTGGAAAGGTATGGCCAAGTGATTGGTAAGTTATGCCCAGAGAGGGATGGCCAAGTTTTGCTATTAGATGAAGTGGGTTCCTATTGGAAGAACAATACGCAGATGACTGCTATAGCCATTGACAGAATGATGGGATATCGACTAGTTTCCAATCTGTCCATTGTAAACTGGGTTTTCTCTTCATCTAATATTGAGCAGTTCCATACATCAGATCGTCCATGGGAG GTTCTGAGAAATGCAATCAACAAAACTTACAATCGTATCTGTGATTTGAGAAAAGAGATCTCATCACTTGAGAGAGGTATTTTGTTAGCAGAGGACACTGCTAGCAAAACAAAGGAAGAGTTGGAGGCTGCTGAAGCCAAGCTTGAAGTTGTTGATGGTCAACAGGTGCCAGCTGAAAAACCGGGGAGGCTTAAGCGCCTTAAAGGATATGTTGATAGGGCAACAGAGGAGGTGTCATCGCTCAAGGAGTCTTTGGAAGCTAAGGAAGCCCTTCTTTTAAGAGCTCTTGAGGAAAATAAG GCATTGTTCATGACACTGTACAAGAACTTCGTGGGTGTGCTAACTGATCGGTTGGCTCCTGTTTCTGACGGTGGAAAGGTTCCTAATTTACGCGATGCTCATGTTGATTCCATGGCTGTTGACACTGAAGAATCAACTACAATGGATGTGGATAGCGAAAATGGAAAAGCCAAAGCCAG CCGATCTAATGGAGAAAAGGCAACCAAGCCCTATAACATCGGTGAACGGGAGCAGTGGTGTCTAACAACCTTAGGTTATCTGAAGGCCATTTCTAGGCAATACGTAACTGAG ATATGGCCGTATATTGAGATGTTGGATGCTGAAGTTTTTGTCGAGGGGATACATCCACTCATTCAGAAAGCAGTCAATGATGGTTTGGGCCGGAGAGTACCCGCATCATGA
- the LOC120264314 gene encoding uncharacterized protein LOC120264314 gives MSLPVMILFPKKQGLKPCRWFLFHTLSQQHGQLRCPYVIHQGTGEAYDLVTTTEAEEHRVKSGFLLDIIISKGVATLQLLPSEDEALRVWRDAFLVLGLRHGRGGGDDGIARKTWPFWAQCVSIVNDNPFISDRVSTLCDKISDPLSSSAS, from the exons ATGTCACTGCCAgtgatgattttatttccaaAGAAGCAGGGATTGAAGCCATGCAGGTGGTTCCTGTTTCATACTCTTAGTCAACAACATGGCCAGCTTCGTTGCCCAT ACGTCATTCACCAGGGGACAGGAGAAGCATACGACTTAGTTACCACCACAGAGGCCGAGGAGCACCGAGTGAAGAGTGGATTTCTTCTGGATATTATAATTAGCAAGGGTGTGGCCACCCTCCAATTACTTCCCAGCGAAGATGAGGCACTGCGAGTTTGGAGAGATGCCTTCCTTGTCTTGGGTCTTCGCCATGgccgaggaggaggagatgatgGAATCGCACGAAAGACTTGGCCTTTCTGGGCACAGTGTGTCTCGATAGTCAATGACAATCCCTTCATATCGGATCGGGTTTCAACCCTTTGTGACAAAATATCCGACCCGTTATCTTCATCAGCTTCTTAA
- the LOC120265955 gene encoding GPN-loop GTPase 3-like, whose amino-acid sequence MGYAQFFIGPTGSGKSTYCSSLYQHYDTIRRTMHFFNLDPAAEHFDNPVSMDIRELISLDDVMEELVLGRNGGLIYCMELLEENLDDWLAGGLDNYLDDDYLVFYCPGLFQSL is encoded by the exons ATGGGTTATGCTCAATTTTTTATTGGTCCTACTGGTAGTGGCAAG TCAACTTATTGCTCTAGCTTGTATCAACACTATGATACTATTCGGAGGACCATGCACTTTTTTAATCTTGATCCTGCTGCAGAGCATTTTGATAATCCGGTTTCTATGG ATATAAGGGAACTTATTTCCTTGGATGATGTTATGGAGGAACTTGTTCTAGGCCGTAATGGTGGCCTTATTTACTGCATGGA GCTTCTTGAAGAGAATCTTGATGATTGGTTGGCAGGAGGACTGGATAACTATTTGGATGATGACTATCTTGTTTTTTATTGCCCAg GGTTATTCCAAAGTCTTTGA